A region from the Eleginops maclovinus isolate JMC-PN-2008 ecotype Puerto Natales chromosome 17, JC_Emac_rtc_rv5, whole genome shotgun sequence genome encodes:
- the LOC134879037 gene encoding endoplasmic reticulum-Golgi intermediate compartment protein 2-like isoform X1, producing the protein MRRLSRRKALTLVRELDAFPKVSESYVETSATGGTVSLIAFGAMALLAFLEFFVYRDTWMKYEYEVDKDFSSKLRINIDITVAMKCQHVGADILDLAETMITSNGLQYEPVIFDLTPQQRVWQRTLLLIQNRLREEHALQEVLYKSLLKGGPTALPPREYASIEPLNACRIHGHVYVNKVAGNLHITVGKPIHHPQGHAHIAAFVSHDTYNFSHRIDHLSFGEEIPGIINPLDGTEKITYNNNQMFQYFITVVPTKLNTYKISADTHQFSVTERERVINHAAGSHGVSGIFIKYDTNSLMVTVSEQHMPLWQFLVRLCGIIGGIFSTTGMLHGLVGFFFDVICCRLKRGVYRTREDVQLHHEMNNLNNHQAPLLAEDVPQE; encoded by the exons TGGACGCCTTCCCCAAAGTGTCAGAAAGCTACGTGGAGACCTCGGCCACTGGAGGAACAG TGTCGCTGATTGCTTTTGGTGCCATGGCTCTTCTGGCTTTCTTAGAGTTCTTTGTTTATAGAGACACTTGGATGAAGTATGAATATGAAGTTGACAAGGATTTTTCCAG TAAATTGAGAATAAACATTGACATCACAGTTGCCATGAAATGCCAGC ATGTTGGAGCAGATATTCTGGACCTGGCTGAGACCATGATCACATCCAACGGCCTCCAGTACGAGCCT GTTATTTTTGATCTGACTCCACAACAGAGAGTGTGGCAAAG GACGTTGCTTCTCATACAGAACAGGTTGAGAGAGGAACATGCTCTTCAGGAAGTCCTTTACAAAAGTCTCCTCAAAGGTGGTCCCACTGCCCTGCCCCCGCG GGAGTATGCCTCTATAGAGCCACTGAATGCTTGCAGGATACACGGGCATGTCTATGTCAACAAGGTGGCAGGAAACCTACACATAACGGTCGGAAA GCCCATTCACCATCCGCAGGGTCATGCCCACATTGCAGCTTTTGTGAGCCATGATA CATACAACTTCTCCCATCGGATAGACCATTTATCTTTCGGGGAGGAGATACCGGGCATCATCAATCCTCTGGACGGCACAGAGAAAATCACCTATAACA ATAACCAGATGTTCCAGTATTTCATCACAGTGGTTCCAACCAAACTGAACACTTACAAGAtatctgcagacacacaccagtTCTCTGTGACTGAGCGG GAGCGGGTGATAAACCATGCAGCGGGCAGTCATGGCGTCTCCGGCATCTTCATCAAGTACGACACCAACTCTCTGATGGTGACCGTCAGCGAGCAGCACATGCCCCTGTGGCAGTTCCTGGTGCGACTGTGCGGCATTATCGGGGGTATATTCTCCACCACAG GCATGCTTCATGGGCTCGTTGGCTTCTTTTTTGACGTTATCTGCTGTCGCCTCAAACGTGGAGTCTATAGGACAAGAGAG GATGTGCAGCTACACCATGAGATGAACAATCTTAACAATCACCAGGCTCCTTTGTTGGCTGAAGATGTCCCCCAGGAGTAG
- the LOC134879037 gene encoding endoplasmic reticulum-Golgi intermediate compartment protein 2-like isoform X2: MRRLSRRKALTLVRELDAFPKVSESYVETSATGGTVSLIAFGAMALLAFLEFFVYRDTWMKYEYEVDKDFSSKLRINIDITVAMKCQHVGADILDLAETMITSNGLQYEPVIFDLTPQQRVWQREYASIEPLNACRIHGHVYVNKVAGNLHITVGKPIHHPQGHAHIAAFVSHDTYNFSHRIDHLSFGEEIPGIINPLDGTEKITYNNNQMFQYFITVVPTKLNTYKISADTHQFSVTERERVINHAAGSHGVSGIFIKYDTNSLMVTVSEQHMPLWQFLVRLCGIIGGIFSTTGMLHGLVGFFFDVICCRLKRGVYRTREDVQLHHEMNNLNNHQAPLLAEDVPQE, translated from the exons TGGACGCCTTCCCCAAAGTGTCAGAAAGCTACGTGGAGACCTCGGCCACTGGAGGAACAG TGTCGCTGATTGCTTTTGGTGCCATGGCTCTTCTGGCTTTCTTAGAGTTCTTTGTTTATAGAGACACTTGGATGAAGTATGAATATGAAGTTGACAAGGATTTTTCCAG TAAATTGAGAATAAACATTGACATCACAGTTGCCATGAAATGCCAGC ATGTTGGAGCAGATATTCTGGACCTGGCTGAGACCATGATCACATCCAACGGCCTCCAGTACGAGCCT GTTATTTTTGATCTGACTCCACAACAGAGAGTGTGGCAAAG GGAGTATGCCTCTATAGAGCCACTGAATGCTTGCAGGATACACGGGCATGTCTATGTCAACAAGGTGGCAGGAAACCTACACATAACGGTCGGAAA GCCCATTCACCATCCGCAGGGTCATGCCCACATTGCAGCTTTTGTGAGCCATGATA CATACAACTTCTCCCATCGGATAGACCATTTATCTTTCGGGGAGGAGATACCGGGCATCATCAATCCTCTGGACGGCACAGAGAAAATCACCTATAACA ATAACCAGATGTTCCAGTATTTCATCACAGTGGTTCCAACCAAACTGAACACTTACAAGAtatctgcagacacacaccagtTCTCTGTGACTGAGCGG GAGCGGGTGATAAACCATGCAGCGGGCAGTCATGGCGTCTCCGGCATCTTCATCAAGTACGACACCAACTCTCTGATGGTGACCGTCAGCGAGCAGCACATGCCCCTGTGGCAGTTCCTGGTGCGACTGTGCGGCATTATCGGGGGTATATTCTCCACCACAG GCATGCTTCATGGGCTCGTTGGCTTCTTTTTTGACGTTATCTGCTGTCGCCTCAAACGTGGAGTCTATAGGACAAGAGAG GATGTGCAGCTACACCATGAGATGAACAATCTTAACAATCACCAGGCTCCTTTGTTGGCTGAAGATGTCCCCCAGGAGTAG